Proteins encoded together in one Cyanobium sp. WAJ14-Wanaka window:
- the rsfS gene encoding ribosome silencing factor, giving the protein MDSQTIPKQDLNSEALARLAAEASDDRKAVDIRLIRVDEVSSLADWFVISSGLSDVQVRAIARSVEDQVEEVTGRLPLRREGQKEGKWMLLDYGDVIVHVLTPSERNYYDLEAFWGHGEQSSYVGTSQLTEAP; this is encoded by the coding sequence ATGGATAGTCAGACGATCCCTAAGCAGGATCTAAACAGTGAAGCCCTGGCGCGGCTCGCCGCCGAAGCCTCCGATGACCGCAAGGCTGTTGATATCCGGCTGATCCGGGTTGATGAGGTGTCTTCCCTGGCCGATTGGTTTGTGATCAGCAGTGGCCTATCCGATGTGCAGGTGCGGGCCATCGCCCGTTCCGTGGAAGATCAGGTAGAAGAGGTCACCGGTCGCCTGCCCCTGCGCCGGGAGGGCCAGAAGGAGGGCAAGTGGATGCTGCTCGACTACGGCGATGTGATCGTGCATGTGCTCACCCCCAGCGAGCGCAACTACTACGACCTGGAGGCCTTCTGGGGCCACGGCGAACAATCCAGCTACGTGGGCACAAGCCAGCTCACTGAGGCCCCCTGA
- a CDS encoding CGLD27 family protein has translation MNTVGHEQPNCPVPPEQRPLQEYEQLLASWFFIWPSRGLSGLLRALATSWLILLPITCLVTSGSWVLRHEPIKLVAIGAVAAILLPMLLLARQWLGWSYVHKRLVSEAVEYEESGWYDGQVWEKPLAWRQQDLLVAQHQVKPVLERLRQSAAMGAALMGLGAGLCQAL, from the coding sequence GTGAACACCGTCGGTCATGAACAGCCCAACTGTCCGGTCCCGCCCGAGCAAAGGCCCCTGCAGGAATATGAGCAGCTGCTGGCCTCCTGGTTTTTTATCTGGCCATCGCGGGGCCTCAGTGGCCTACTGCGGGCCCTGGCCACCAGTTGGCTGATCCTGCTGCCGATTACCTGCCTGGTAACAAGCGGCAGTTGGGTGCTGCGCCATGAGCCAATCAAGCTTGTGGCGATCGGGGCGGTGGCGGCGATTCTGCTGCCGATGCTGCTGCTGGCGCGCCAGTGGCTGGGCTGGAGCTACGTGCACAAACGCCTGGTGTCTGAGGCCGTGGAATACGAAGAATCGGGCTGGTACGACGGCCAGGTCTGGGAGAAACCCCTGGCCTGGCGCCAGCAGGACCTACTGGTCGCCCAACACCAGGTCAAACCCGTGCTGGAGCGCCTGCGCCAAAGCGCCGCCATGGGCGCCGCCCTGATGGGGCTGGGAGCCGGGCTCTGTCAGGCTCTTTAG
- a CDS encoding DUF3318 domain-containing protein produces the protein MSELQRLKGLLPPEMQSWVFVEAAASVDPPLITIEEIGRDEVEIQLDLEKWDGFALDHRNLLFWHEVGRVQNDAVPRDGWEMAALAIGLGGAIGELWVQDGLLLVMALGLSGFAGYRLYLKNNSEKRLKDALAADERAIDLATRFGYTLPNAYKSLGGALKELVEQTRKKKKRAFLEDRLEALRKSAGKARAEMAQQQGSRQSVSSENVYG, from the coding sequence ATGAGTGAACTCCAGCGTTTGAAGGGGCTACTGCCTCCGGAAATGCAGAGCTGGGTGTTTGTGGAAGCCGCGGCCTCCGTGGATCCCCCCCTGATCACCATTGAGGAGATCGGCCGGGATGAGGTGGAGATCCAGCTCGATCTGGAAAAGTGGGATGGCTTCGCCCTCGACCACCGCAACCTGCTGTTTTGGCATGAGGTGGGTCGGGTGCAAAACGACGCCGTGCCCAGGGATGGCTGGGAAATGGCAGCTCTGGCCATTGGCCTAGGTGGTGCCATTGGTGAGCTCTGGGTCCAGGACGGTCTGCTTCTGGTGATGGCCCTTGGTCTTTCGGGCTTTGCCGGCTACCGCCTCTATCTCAAAAACAATTCAGAGAAGCGCCTAAAGGACGCCCTTGCCGCCGATGAACGGGCGATTGATTTGGCTACCCGCTTTGGTTACACCCTTCCCAATGCCTACAAAAGCCTTGGGGGCGCCCTGAAGGAGCTGGTCGAACAGACCCGCAAGAAGAAAAAGCGGGCCTTCCTCGAAGACCGTCTCGAAGCACTGCGCAAGAGTGCCGGCAAGGCCCGGGCCGAAATGGCCCAGCAGCAGGGATCCCGTCAATCAGTGAGCAGTGAGAACGTCTATGGATAG